The Euphorbia lathyris chromosome 3, ddEupLath1.1, whole genome shotgun sequence genome contains a region encoding:
- the LOC136221904 gene encoding leucine-rich repeat receptor protein kinase HPCA1-like isoform X3, translating to MRQLYESSGRRVAAAVGTDNVPTLTPFQSTDDNKPSKQKVAAIVGGVGASVLVIIIVILVYICLMRIKKHLSQTSDTSSSVTSPPESARGNISPYATAQSPFGTQNLRQLSIAELEHATKNFSQSNIIGEGTFGLVYKGLLLDGSIVAIKRRLHKPFPDFIHKVKPIASVHHRHLVELIGYCEDIHQQLLVYDYIANGNIGSYLYDSEGLPIGKLDMKQRLTIASAAAKGLEYLHSRDPPLLHMHFRTSNVLLGDKFPKVSDYGVLNLVTEGHRASSSSAVDSFLDPELSSSKNHSEGSDVYSFGVFLLELISGREANGKYQSNSGKTIVEEARECNVRNFVDKSVEEHNLKGARKIMELALQCIDVSRKRPSMRRVVEEIEQIQGSEMGYLQADFGEEIGSVALGSELFK from the exons ATGAGGCAG CTCTATGAATCAAGTGGCAGGAGAGTTGCAGCTGCTGTTGGTACAGACAATGTTCCAACATTAACACCCTTCCAATCAACGGACGATAACAAACCAAGCAAACAGAAAGTTGCTGCAATAGTTGGTGGAGTTGGTGCATCCGTACTCGTGATTATCATAGTGATCCTAGTTTACATATGCTTGATGCGTATAAAGAAACATCTAAGCCAGACTTCTGATACATCATCTTCAGTAACATCTCCTC CTGAGTCAGCAAGAGGTAACATTTCGCCCTATGCTACTGCCCAGTCTCCTTTTGGCACACAAAATTTAAGGCAATTATCAATAGCGGAGCTTGAGCATGCTACAAAGAATTTCAGTCAGAGTAATATCATAGGTGAAGGCACATTCGGGTTGGTGTATAAAGGGCTACTTCTAGATGGATCAATCGTAGCTATCAAGAGACGCCTACATAAGCCATTTCCGGATTTCATTCATAAG GTGAAACCCATAGCTTCAGTTCATCACAGGCATCTTGTTGAACTTATTGGATACTGTGAAGATATTCATCAACAATTACTTGTATATGACTATATCGCGAACGGAAACATAGGAAGTTACCTGTATG ATAGTGAAGGTTTACCTATTGGAAAGCTGGACATGAAGCAAAGGTTAACAATTGCTTCAGCAGCTGCAAAAG GCCTTGAATATCTTCACAGTAGAGACCCTCCTCTTCTGCACATGCATTTCAGAACAAGCAATGTTCTTTTGGGTGATAAGTTCCCAAAAGTCTCTGACTATGGAGTTCTGAATTTGGTAACAGAAGGTCATCGTGCCAGTTCGTCTTCAGCTGTTGATTCTTTCCTTGATCCAGA GTTAAGTTCATCAAAGAATCATTCAGAAGGGAGTGATGTATACAGTTTCGGGGTGTTCTTGTTGGAGCTAATAAGCGGACGGGAAGCCAATGGGAAGTATCAGTCAAATTCAGGGAAAACTATAGTAGAAGAGGCTAGGGAATGTAATGTGAGGAACTTTGTAGACAAGTCAGTTGAAGAGCATAATTTGAAAGGTGCAAGAAAGATAATGGAGTTGGCATTGCAATGTATAGATGTTAGTAGGAAGAGACCATCTATGAGAAGAGTGGTTGAGGAGATAGAACAAATTCAAGGTAGTGAAATGGGATATTTGCAGGCTGATTTTGGTGAGGAGATAGGTTCTGTAGCACTTGGAAGTGAATTGTtcaagtga
- the LOC136221904 gene encoding leucine-rich repeat receptor protein kinase HPCA1-like isoform X2, producing the protein MPRSGKCLYKVNEAGGVSLRVAAAVGTDNVPTLTPFQSTDDNKPSKQKVAAIVGGVGASVLVIIIVILVYICLMRIKKHLSQTSDTSSSVTSPPESARGNISPYATAQSPFGTQNLRQLSIAELEHATKNFSQSNIIGEGTFGLVYKGLLLDGSIVAIKRRLHKPFPDFIHKVKPIASVHHRHLVELIGYCEDIHQQLLVYDYIANGNIGSYLYDSEGLPIGKLDMKQRLTIASAAAKGLEYLHSRDPPLLHMHFRTSNVLLGDKFPKVSDYGVLNLVTEGHRASSSSAVDSFLDPELSSSKNHSEGSDVYSFGVFLLELISGREANGKYQSNSGKTIVEEARECNVRNFVDKSVEEHNLKGARKIMELALQCIDVSRKRPSMRRVVEEIEQIQGSEMGYLQADFGEEIGSVALGSELFK; encoded by the exons ATGCCTAGGAGCGGCAAGTGTCTATATAAAGTGAATGAGGCAGGTGGTGTTTCTTT GAGAGTTGCAGCTGCTGTTGGTACAGACAATGTTCCAACATTAACACCCTTCCAATCAACGGACGATAACAAACCAAGCAAACAGAAAGTTGCTGCAATAGTTGGTGGAGTTGGTGCATCCGTACTCGTGATTATCATAGTGATCCTAGTTTACATATGCTTGATGCGTATAAAGAAACATCTAAGCCAGACTTCTGATACATCATCTTCAGTAACATCTCCTC CTGAGTCAGCAAGAGGTAACATTTCGCCCTATGCTACTGCCCAGTCTCCTTTTGGCACACAAAATTTAAGGCAATTATCAATAGCGGAGCTTGAGCATGCTACAAAGAATTTCAGTCAGAGTAATATCATAGGTGAAGGCACATTCGGGTTGGTGTATAAAGGGCTACTTCTAGATGGATCAATCGTAGCTATCAAGAGACGCCTACATAAGCCATTTCCGGATTTCATTCATAAG GTGAAACCCATAGCTTCAGTTCATCACAGGCATCTTGTTGAACTTATTGGATACTGTGAAGATATTCATCAACAATTACTTGTATATGACTATATCGCGAACGGAAACATAGGAAGTTACCTGTATG ATAGTGAAGGTTTACCTATTGGAAAGCTGGACATGAAGCAAAGGTTAACAATTGCTTCAGCAGCTGCAAAAG GCCTTGAATATCTTCACAGTAGAGACCCTCCTCTTCTGCACATGCATTTCAGAACAAGCAATGTTCTTTTGGGTGATAAGTTCCCAAAAGTCTCTGACTATGGAGTTCTGAATTTGGTAACAGAAGGTCATCGTGCCAGTTCGTCTTCAGCTGTTGATTCTTTCCTTGATCCAGA GTTAAGTTCATCAAAGAATCATTCAGAAGGGAGTGATGTATACAGTTTCGGGGTGTTCTTGTTGGAGCTAATAAGCGGACGGGAAGCCAATGGGAAGTATCAGTCAAATTCAGGGAAAACTATAGTAGAAGAGGCTAGGGAATGTAATGTGAGGAACTTTGTAGACAAGTCAGTTGAAGAGCATAATTTGAAAGGTGCAAGAAAGATAATGGAGTTGGCATTGCAATGTATAGATGTTAGTAGGAAGAGACCATCTATGAGAAGAGTGGTTGAGGAGATAGAACAAATTCAAGGTAGTGAAATGGGATATTTGCAGGCTGATTTTGGTGAGGAGATAGGTTCTGTAGCACTTGGAAGTGAATTGTtcaagtga
- the LOC136221904 gene encoding leucine-rich repeat receptor protein kinase HPCA1-like isoform X4: protein MRIKKHLSQTSDTSSSVTSPPESARGNISPYATAQSPFGTQNLRQLSIAELEHATKNFSQSNIIGEGTFGLVYKGLLLDGSIVAIKRRLHKPFPDFIHKVKPIASVHHRHLVELIGYCEDIHQQLLVYDYIANGNIGSYLYDSEGLPIGKLDMKQRLTIASAAAKGLEYLHSRDPPLLHMHFRTSNVLLGDKFPKVSDYGVLNLVTEGHRASSSSAVDSFLDPELSSSKNHSEGSDVYSFGVFLLELISGREANGKYQSNSGKTIVEEARECNVRNFVDKSVEEHNLKGARKIMELALQCIDVSRKRPSMRRVVEEIEQIQGSEMGYLQADFGEEIGSVALGSELFK from the exons ATGCGTATAAAGAAACATCTAAGCCAGACTTCTGATACATCATCTTCAGTAACATCTCCTC CTGAGTCAGCAAGAGGTAACATTTCGCCCTATGCTACTGCCCAGTCTCCTTTTGGCACACAAAATTTAAGGCAATTATCAATAGCGGAGCTTGAGCATGCTACAAAGAATTTCAGTCAGAGTAATATCATAGGTGAAGGCACATTCGGGTTGGTGTATAAAGGGCTACTTCTAGATGGATCAATCGTAGCTATCAAGAGACGCCTACATAAGCCATTTCCGGATTTCATTCATAAG GTGAAACCCATAGCTTCAGTTCATCACAGGCATCTTGTTGAACTTATTGGATACTGTGAAGATATTCATCAACAATTACTTGTATATGACTATATCGCGAACGGAAACATAGGAAGTTACCTGTATG ATAGTGAAGGTTTACCTATTGGAAAGCTGGACATGAAGCAAAGGTTAACAATTGCTTCAGCAGCTGCAAAAG GCCTTGAATATCTTCACAGTAGAGACCCTCCTCTTCTGCACATGCATTTCAGAACAAGCAATGTTCTTTTGGGTGATAAGTTCCCAAAAGTCTCTGACTATGGAGTTCTGAATTTGGTAACAGAAGGTCATCGTGCCAGTTCGTCTTCAGCTGTTGATTCTTTCCTTGATCCAGA GTTAAGTTCATCAAAGAATCATTCAGAAGGGAGTGATGTATACAGTTTCGGGGTGTTCTTGTTGGAGCTAATAAGCGGACGGGAAGCCAATGGGAAGTATCAGTCAAATTCAGGGAAAACTATAGTAGAAGAGGCTAGGGAATGTAATGTGAGGAACTTTGTAGACAAGTCAGTTGAAGAGCATAATTTGAAAGGTGCAAGAAAGATAATGGAGTTGGCATTGCAATGTATAGATGTTAGTAGGAAGAGACCATCTATGAGAAGAGTGGTTGAGGAGATAGAACAAATTCAAGGTAGTGAAATGGGATATTTGCAGGCTGATTTTGGTGAGGAGATAGGTTCTGTAGCACTTGGAAGTGAATTGTtcaagtga
- the LOC136221904 gene encoding leucine-rich repeat receptor protein kinase HPCA1-like isoform X1: MPRSGKCLYKVNEAGGVSFGRRVAAAVGTDNVPTLTPFQSTDDNKPSKQKVAAIVGGVGASVLVIIIVILVYICLMRIKKHLSQTSDTSSSVTSPPESARGNISPYATAQSPFGTQNLRQLSIAELEHATKNFSQSNIIGEGTFGLVYKGLLLDGSIVAIKRRLHKPFPDFIHKVKPIASVHHRHLVELIGYCEDIHQQLLVYDYIANGNIGSYLYDSEGLPIGKLDMKQRLTIASAAAKGLEYLHSRDPPLLHMHFRTSNVLLGDKFPKVSDYGVLNLVTEGHRASSSSAVDSFLDPELSSSKNHSEGSDVYSFGVFLLELISGREANGKYQSNSGKTIVEEARECNVRNFVDKSVEEHNLKGARKIMELALQCIDVSRKRPSMRRVVEEIEQIQGSEMGYLQADFGEEIGSVALGSELFK, from the exons ATGCCTAGGAGCGGCAAGTGTCTATATAAAGTGAATGAGGCAGGTGGTGTTTCTTT TGGCAGGAGAGTTGCAGCTGCTGTTGGTACAGACAATGTTCCAACATTAACACCCTTCCAATCAACGGACGATAACAAACCAAGCAAACAGAAAGTTGCTGCAATAGTTGGTGGAGTTGGTGCATCCGTACTCGTGATTATCATAGTGATCCTAGTTTACATATGCTTGATGCGTATAAAGAAACATCTAAGCCAGACTTCTGATACATCATCTTCAGTAACATCTCCTC CTGAGTCAGCAAGAGGTAACATTTCGCCCTATGCTACTGCCCAGTCTCCTTTTGGCACACAAAATTTAAGGCAATTATCAATAGCGGAGCTTGAGCATGCTACAAAGAATTTCAGTCAGAGTAATATCATAGGTGAAGGCACATTCGGGTTGGTGTATAAAGGGCTACTTCTAGATGGATCAATCGTAGCTATCAAGAGACGCCTACATAAGCCATTTCCGGATTTCATTCATAAG GTGAAACCCATAGCTTCAGTTCATCACAGGCATCTTGTTGAACTTATTGGATACTGTGAAGATATTCATCAACAATTACTTGTATATGACTATATCGCGAACGGAAACATAGGAAGTTACCTGTATG ATAGTGAAGGTTTACCTATTGGAAAGCTGGACATGAAGCAAAGGTTAACAATTGCTTCAGCAGCTGCAAAAG GCCTTGAATATCTTCACAGTAGAGACCCTCCTCTTCTGCACATGCATTTCAGAACAAGCAATGTTCTTTTGGGTGATAAGTTCCCAAAAGTCTCTGACTATGGAGTTCTGAATTTGGTAACAGAAGGTCATCGTGCCAGTTCGTCTTCAGCTGTTGATTCTTTCCTTGATCCAGA GTTAAGTTCATCAAAGAATCATTCAGAAGGGAGTGATGTATACAGTTTCGGGGTGTTCTTGTTGGAGCTAATAAGCGGACGGGAAGCCAATGGGAAGTATCAGTCAAATTCAGGGAAAACTATAGTAGAAGAGGCTAGGGAATGTAATGTGAGGAACTTTGTAGACAAGTCAGTTGAAGAGCATAATTTGAAAGGTGCAAGAAAGATAATGGAGTTGGCATTGCAATGTATAGATGTTAGTAGGAAGAGACCATCTATGAGAAGAGTGGTTGAGGAGATAGAACAAATTCAAGGTAGTGAAATGGGATATTTGCAGGCTGATTTTGGTGAGGAGATAGGTTCTGTAGCACTTGGAAGTGAATTGTtcaagtga